A genomic region of Acidimicrobiales bacterium contains the following coding sequences:
- a CDS encoding nitroreductase family protein, translating to MELIEGLRTTGAVREFTDEAVADDVVVRLLETARFAPSGGNRQGWRVVLVKDPAARLGLRDRYLDGWYEYLAITAAGLRPWAPVTDRSAEERALAGAAALREQARAAPGFAERFHEVPVLLALFVDLRELAAVDRDLGRYTLAGGASVYPFAWSILLAAREEGLAGVITTMPIRQEPAVRELLGAPDHFALAAVLALGHPVRQPRRLTRSPVADFATTDRLDGPPLH from the coding sequence GTGGAGCTCATCGAGGGGTTGAGGACGACCGGGGCGGTGCGGGAGTTCACCGACGAGGCGGTCGCCGACGACGTGGTGGTCCGCCTGTTGGAGACCGCCCGCTTCGCTCCGAGCGGTGGCAACCGGCAGGGGTGGCGGGTCGTGCTGGTGAAGGACCCGGCGGCACGGCTGGGGCTGCGGGACCGCTACCTCGACGGCTGGTACGAGTACCTGGCCATCACGGCGGCGGGCCTCAGGCCGTGGGCGCCGGTGACCGACCGCTCCGCGGAGGAGAGGGCCCTGGCCGGCGCCGCGGCGCTGCGGGAGCAGGCTCGGGCCGCTCCCGGGTTCGCCGAGCGCTTCCACGAGGTGCCGGTGCTGCTGGCGCTGTTCGTCGACCTGCGGGAGCTCGCCGCCGTCGACCGCGACCTCGGCCGCTACACCCTGGCCGGTGGCGCCTCGGTCTACCCGTTCGCCTGGAGCATCCTGCTGGCGGCCCGGGAGGAGGGCCTGGCGGGCGTGATCACCACCATGCCGATCCGCCAGGAGCCGGCCGTCCGCGAGCTGCTCGGCGCCCCCGACCACTTCGCCCTCGCCGCCGTCCTCGCCCTCGGCCACCCGGTCCGCCAACCGCGCCGCCTGACCCGCTCCCCGGTCGCCGACTTCGCCACCACCGACCGCCTCGACGGCCCACCTCTGCACTGA
- a CDS encoding DoxX family protein — MSKQRLLTGLCWFMAIEFVIGGAAKFLPGETMFGPEYSERFVDWGYPTWFRFVVGAGEVLAAVLLTQPRRRFLGAGILVVILGGAVLTHVLNQDPLSESVSAPVHLVLAGIVAWATRPADWRTLVSSYAGLGTTR, encoded by the coding sequence ATGTCCAAGCAACGACTCCTGACCGGCCTGTGCTGGTTCATGGCCATCGAGTTCGTGATCGGCGGAGCCGCGAAGTTCCTCCCCGGGGAGACGATGTTCGGCCCGGAGTACTCGGAGCGGTTCGTCGACTGGGGCTACCCGACGTGGTTCCGGTTCGTGGTCGGCGCCGGGGAGGTGCTCGCCGCGGTGCTGCTGACCCAGCCGCGCCGGAGGTTCCTCGGCGCGGGGATCCTGGTGGTCATCCTGGGGGGAGCCGTCCTGACCCACGTCCTCAACCAGGACCCGCTCTCCGAGAGCGTCTCGGCCCCCGTCCACCTCGTACTGGCCGGCATCGTCGCCTGGGCGACCCGCCCCGCCGACTGGCGCACGCTCGTCAGCAGCTACGCCGGCTTGGGCACGACGCGGTAG